The Leifsonia williamsii genome includes a region encoding these proteins:
- the mraY gene encoding phospho-N-acetylmuramoyl-pentapeptide-transferase: MRALLTSGALAMAFTLFLTPLFIKLFHRLQWGQFIRDDGPQSHHAKRGTATMGGIVVILGTLFGYFVALLLTGDQTSVSALLVLLLMVGLGVVGFVDDFLKTRRERSLGLTGWAKVAGQVIVATVWALLALMWPNGNGYTPATMSVSFIRDLPIDFMSITKFGAIGVIVGYGLYLIWINFIVAAASNGVNVTDGLDGLASGASILAIGAYIIIGFWQSIQSCASINLNPANVPKCYEVRDPFDLAIVATAIVGAVVGFLWWNTSPAQIFLGDTGSLALGGAVAALAILSHTELLLVLIGGLFVIEAGSVIVQRAYFKLTHGKRIFLMSPIHHHFELKGWAEVTVVVRFWIIGGLLVAAGVGSFYLEWLAT; the protein is encoded by the coding sequence GTGAGAGCCCTGCTGACCTCCGGTGCGCTGGCGATGGCGTTCACGCTGTTCCTGACGCCCCTGTTCATCAAGCTCTTCCACCGGCTGCAGTGGGGCCAGTTCATCCGCGACGACGGCCCGCAGAGCCACCACGCCAAGCGCGGCACCGCCACCATGGGCGGCATCGTCGTCATCCTCGGCACGCTGTTCGGCTACTTCGTCGCGCTGCTGCTGACGGGGGACCAGACGAGCGTCTCCGCCCTGCTCGTGCTGCTGCTCATGGTCGGGCTGGGCGTCGTCGGGTTCGTGGACGACTTCCTCAAGACCCGGCGCGAGCGCAGCCTGGGCCTCACCGGCTGGGCGAAGGTCGCCGGACAGGTGATCGTCGCGACGGTGTGGGCGCTGCTGGCGCTCATGTGGCCGAACGGCAACGGCTACACCCCGGCGACGATGAGCGTGTCGTTCATCCGCGACCTGCCGATCGACTTCATGTCCATCACGAAGTTCGGCGCCATAGGAGTCATCGTCGGGTACGGCCTGTACCTGATCTGGATCAACTTCATCGTCGCCGCCGCCTCGAACGGCGTGAACGTGACCGACGGCCTCGACGGTCTCGCCTCCGGCGCCTCGATCCTCGCGATCGGCGCGTACATCATCATCGGCTTCTGGCAGTCGATCCAGTCGTGCGCGAGCATCAACCTCAACCCGGCCAACGTCCCCAAGTGCTACGAGGTGCGCGACCCGTTCGACCTCGCGATCGTCGCGACGGCGATCGTCGGCGCGGTCGTCGGCTTCCTGTGGTGGAACACCTCGCCGGCGCAGATCTTCCTCGGCGACACCGGCTCGCTCGCGCTCGGCGGCGCGGTCGCGGCCCTCGCCATCCTCAGCCACACCGAGCTGCTGCTCGTCCTGATCGGCGGCCTGTTCGTCATCGAGGCCGGGTCGGTGATCGTGCAGCGGGCGTACTTCAAGCTCACGCACGGCAAACGCATCTTCCTCATGAGTCCGATCCACCATCACTTCGAGTTGAAGGGATGGGCCGAGGTCACGGTCGTCGTGCGCTTCTGGATCATCGGCGGGCTGCTGGTCGCGGCCGGAGTCGGCTCCTTCTACCTCGAATGGCTGGCGACATGA
- the ftsZ gene encoding cell division protein FtsZ: MTANQNYLAVIKVVGIGGGGVNAVNRMIELGLRGVEFIAINTDAQALLMSDADVKLDVGREITRGLGAGADPEVGRRAAEDHAEEIEEALAGADMVFVTAGEGGGTGTGGAPVVARIAKSIGALTIGVVTKPFSFEGKRRQQQAEAGVQRLKEEVDTLIVVPNDRLLEISDRGISMLEAFSTADQVLLAGVQGITDLITTPGLINLDFADVKSVMQGAGSALMGIGSSRGADRAIKAAELAVASPLLEASIDGAHGVLLSIQGGSNLGIFEINDAARLVQEAVHPEANIIFGAVIDDTLGDEVRVTVIAAGFDGGEPNARPAAVESRRTTYVEAGSEEAQVQSSAEVEAGEIPAPQTSTWQATGEAPVAEAAPKDPAFDDENDDLDIPDFLK, encoded by the coding sequence GTGACAGCTAACCAGAACTACCTCGCCGTGATCAAGGTCGTCGGCATCGGCGGCGGCGGCGTGAACGCCGTCAACCGCATGATCGAGCTCGGCCTGCGCGGCGTCGAGTTCATCGCCATCAACACGGACGCCCAGGCGCTGCTCATGAGCGACGCCGACGTGAAGCTCGACGTGGGCCGCGAGATCACCCGCGGCCTCGGCGCCGGAGCCGACCCCGAGGTCGGCCGCCGCGCCGCCGAGGACCACGCCGAGGAGATCGAGGAGGCGCTCGCGGGCGCCGACATGGTCTTCGTCACCGCCGGAGAGGGCGGCGGCACGGGCACCGGTGGTGCCCCGGTCGTCGCGCGCATCGCGAAGTCGATCGGCGCGCTGACCATCGGTGTCGTCACCAAGCCGTTCTCGTTCGAGGGCAAGCGCCGCCAGCAGCAGGCCGAGGCCGGCGTGCAAAGGCTCAAGGAAGAGGTCGACACCCTCATCGTGGTGCCGAACGACCGCCTCCTCGAGATCAGCGACCGCGGCATCAGCATGCTGGAGGCGTTCTCCACCGCCGACCAGGTGCTCCTCGCCGGTGTCCAGGGGATCACCGACCTGATCACCACTCCCGGCCTGATCAACCTCGACTTCGCCGACGTGAAGTCGGTCATGCAGGGCGCGGGCTCGGCGCTCATGGGCATCGGCTCCTCGCGCGGCGCCGACCGGGCGATCAAGGCGGCCGAGCTGGCCGTCGCCTCCCCGCTGCTCGAGGCCAGCATCGACGGCGCGCACGGCGTGCTCCTCTCCATCCAGGGCGGTTCGAACCTCGGCATCTTCGAGATCAACGACGCCGCACGCCTGGTGCAGGAGGCCGTGCACCCCGAGGCGAACATCATCTTCGGCGCCGTCATCGACGACACCCTCGGCGACGAGGTGCGCGTCACGGTCATCGCGGCGGGCTTCGACGGCGGCGAGCCGAACGCGCGCCCCGCCGCGGTCGAGAGCCGTCGCACCACGTACGTGGAGGCCGGCTCCGAGGAGGCTCAGGTGCAGTCCTCGGCCGAGGTCGAGGCGGGCGAGATCCCCGCTCCGCAGACCAGCACGTGGCAGGCCACCGGCGAGGCGCCGGTCGCCGAGGCCGCCCCCAAGGACCCGGCGTTCGACGACGAGAATGACGACCTCGACATCCCCGACTTCCTCAAGTAG
- the murC gene encoding UDP-N-acetylmuramate--L-alanine ligase — MIKPDLSMPLPEELGRLHFVGIGGSGMSGIARLFLEAGYTVTGSDVRHSANIDALRDLGATIAIGHDAANVGDADTLVVTGALWQDNPEYQLALAKGLPVLHRSQALAWLINRKRLVAVAGAHGKTTSTGMIVTGLLGLGEDPSFVNGGVIASLGKSSQSGAGELFVVEADESDGSFLLYDTAVALITNVDPDHLDHYGSLQAFEDAFVTFAREASELVVVSSDDPGAVHVTNRLLEEGGDKRIVTFGEADSADVRVHSIVTEGPVAFTLSFDGEEYPAQLRVPGRHNAINAAGAFAVLTGLGFDPEASLAAIAEFGGTERRFELHGTVGGVSVYDDYAHHPTEVAAALSAARTVVGEGRIIAVHQPHLYSRTRLFAKEFAETLEQYADETVVLDVYGAREDPEPGVTGALVAERFEHPENVAFIADWQQAADHTAEIAREGDFVITLGCGDVYRIVPQLLDSLRRVRG; from the coding sequence GTGATCAAACCCGACCTCTCCATGCCGCTCCCCGAGGAGCTCGGCCGACTGCACTTCGTCGGCATCGGCGGCTCGGGCATGAGCGGCATCGCGCGCCTGTTCCTGGAGGCCGGGTACACGGTCACCGGGTCGGACGTACGCCACTCCGCCAACATCGACGCGCTGCGCGACCTCGGCGCCACCATCGCGATCGGCCACGACGCGGCCAACGTCGGCGACGCCGACACCCTGGTCGTCACGGGCGCGCTCTGGCAGGACAACCCGGAGTACCAGCTCGCCCTCGCGAAGGGCCTCCCGGTGCTGCACCGGTCGCAGGCGCTCGCGTGGCTGATCAACCGCAAGCGCCTCGTCGCCGTCGCGGGAGCGCACGGCAAGACCACCTCCACGGGCATGATCGTGACCGGCCTGCTCGGTCTCGGCGAGGACCCGAGCTTCGTCAACGGCGGCGTCATCGCGTCCCTCGGCAAGAGCTCGCAATCCGGAGCCGGCGAGCTGTTCGTGGTGGAGGCGGACGAGTCGGACGGCTCGTTCCTGCTCTACGACACCGCGGTCGCGCTGATCACCAACGTCGACCCGGACCACCTCGACCACTACGGATCGCTGCAGGCCTTCGAGGACGCCTTCGTCACCTTCGCCCGCGAGGCGAGCGAGCTCGTCGTCGTCTCCTCCGACGACCCCGGCGCCGTGCACGTGACGAACCGCCTCCTCGAGGAGGGCGGCGACAAGCGCATCGTCACGTTCGGCGAGGCCGATAGCGCCGACGTGCGGGTCCACTCCATCGTCACGGAGGGTCCGGTCGCCTTCACGCTGAGCTTCGACGGCGAGGAGTACCCGGCCCAGCTGCGCGTGCCCGGTCGTCACAACGCGATCAACGCGGCCGGCGCCTTCGCCGTGCTCACCGGCCTCGGCTTCGACCCGGAGGCGTCGCTCGCCGCGATCGCCGAGTTCGGCGGCACCGAGCGCCGCTTCGAGCTGCACGGCACCGTCGGCGGTGTGAGCGTCTACGACGACTACGCGCACCACCCGACCGAGGTCGCCGCGGCGCTGTCGGCCGCCCGCACGGTCGTCGGTGAGGGCCGCATCATCGCGGTGCACCAGCCCCACCTCTACAGCCGCACCCGGCTGTTCGCGAAAGAGTTCGCGGAGACCCTCGAGCAGTACGCCGACGAGACCGTCGTGCTCGACGTCTACGGCGCCCGCGAGGACCCGGAGCCTGGGGTCACCGGTGCGCTGGTCGCCGAGCGCTTCGAGCACCCCGAGAACGTCGCCTTCATCGCCGACTGGCAGCAAGCCGCCGACCACACGGCCGAGATCGCGCGCGAGGGCGACTTCGTCATCACGCTCGGCTGCGGCGACGTGTACCGCATCGTCCCCCAGCTCCTGGACTCGCTCCGTCGCGTGCGCGGATAG
- the ftsW gene encoding putative lipid II flippase FtsW has product MTTSPPRVPTRTERTTRTPHPAQPQEQDAAHASRLAGLTARISLGRAVSSESANYFLLAGTTLFMVVFGLVMVLSSSAVESHNDSNNFFAAFWSQGAYALIGLPLMFLVSRLPLTFWRRTIWFLLAGACFLQVLVLLTPLGVEIGGNRNWLRIGGFSVQPSEAIKLALVVWLGVVLSRKKDMLDDWRHVVVPVLPVAGGAIGLVLLGGDLGTTMIMAAIVLGGLYFAGVRLRYLLTGIGAVAVMAFFVAISSASRLGRIAAMFGGTSAANPDVNWQIDNGFYALASGGVFGVGLGNSHSKWSWLPAADTDFIFAIIGEELGLIGAIVVLLLFVLLAVVFLRIIHASSDLFPRVTTAAVMVWIIGQAFVNIAVVLGVIPVLGVPLPLISRGGTAIIFSMVAIGIVLSFARQSSKDARRAKGLGQGAVQ; this is encoded by the coding sequence ATGACGACCAGCCCGCCTCGCGTCCCGACGCGGACTGAGCGGACCACCCGCACCCCGCACCCGGCGCAACCGCAGGAGCAGGACGCGGCCCATGCCTCCCGCCTCGCCGGCCTGACCGCGCGCATCTCGCTCGGCCGGGCGGTGTCGTCGGAGTCGGCCAACTACTTCCTCCTCGCCGGCACGACGCTGTTCATGGTCGTGTTCGGCCTGGTGATGGTGCTGTCGAGTTCGGCGGTCGAGTCGCACAACGACAGCAACAACTTCTTCGCGGCCTTCTGGTCGCAGGGCGCGTACGCGCTCATCGGCCTGCCGCTGATGTTCCTGGTGTCGCGTCTGCCGCTGACCTTCTGGCGGCGGACGATCTGGTTCCTGCTCGCCGGGGCCTGCTTCCTGCAGGTGCTCGTGCTGCTGACGCCGCTCGGCGTCGAGATCGGCGGCAACCGCAACTGGTTGCGGATCGGCGGGTTCTCCGTCCAGCCGTCCGAGGCGATCAAGCTCGCGCTCGTGGTCTGGCTCGGCGTCGTGCTCTCGCGCAAGAAGGACATGCTCGACGACTGGCGCCACGTCGTCGTCCCGGTGCTCCCGGTCGCGGGAGGCGCCATCGGCCTGGTGCTGCTCGGCGGCGACCTCGGTACGACCATGATCATGGCGGCGATCGTGCTCGGCGGGCTGTACTTCGCCGGCGTCCGCCTGCGCTACCTGCTGACCGGCATCGGCGCGGTCGCCGTGATGGCGTTCTTCGTCGCGATCTCCAGCGCCAGCCGGCTGGGCCGCATCGCCGCGATGTTCGGCGGCACCAGCGCCGCGAACCCCGACGTCAACTGGCAGATCGACAACGGCTTCTACGCCCTCGCCTCCGGCGGCGTGTTCGGCGTCGGCCTCGGCAACTCCCACTCCAAGTGGTCGTGGCTTCCGGCCGCGGACACGGACTTCATCTTCGCGATCATCGGGGAGGAGCTCGGCCTGATCGGCGCGATCGTCGTGCTGCTGCTGTTCGTGCTGCTCGCGGTGGTGTTCCTGCGCATCATCCACGCCTCGTCCGACCTGTTCCCGCGGGTCACGACGGCGGCCGTGATGGTGTGGATCATCGGGCAGGCGTTCGTGAACATCGCCGTCGTGCTCGGGGTCATCCCGGTGCTCGGCGTGCCGCTCCCACTGATCTCCAGGGGAGGGACTGCCATCATCTTCTCCATGGTCGCCATCGGTATCGTGCTGTCGTTCGCCCGCCAGTCCTCCAAGGACGCCCGCCGCGCCAAGGGGCTCGGCCAGGGGGCCGTGCAGTGA
- a CDS encoding YggS family pyridoxal phosphate-dependent enzyme, producing the protein MTTSTSPTSSSSPLAERLQAVRSGVADAARAAGRSPEELTTIVVTKFHPASLVRELAALGVRDVGENRHQEAQAKAEELADLDLTWHFVGQLQSKKARQVRRYASVIHSVDRLSLVDALRSEEADVDAFVQLNLTDDPERGGVADRDLEPLVEHVLATPGLRLLGVMAVAPLDEEPARAFERVRAASERVRSLAPEATSISAGMSQDYPEAIAAGATHLRIGTAITGNRPSLR; encoded by the coding sequence ATGACGACCTCGACATCCCCGACTTCCTCAAGTAGCCCGCTCGCCGAGCGGCTCCAGGCCGTGCGGAGCGGCGTCGCCGACGCCGCTCGCGCGGCAGGCCGCTCGCCGGAGGAGCTCACGACGATCGTCGTGACCAAGTTCCATCCGGCGTCGCTGGTCCGCGAGCTGGCGGCGCTCGGCGTGCGCGACGTGGGGGAGAACCGCCATCAGGAGGCCCAGGCCAAGGCGGAGGAGCTCGCCGACCTCGACCTCACCTGGCACTTCGTCGGCCAGCTGCAGAGCAAGAAGGCGCGGCAGGTGCGGCGGTACGCCTCCGTCATCCACTCGGTCGACCGGCTCTCGCTGGTGGACGCGCTGCGGAGCGAGGAGGCGGACGTCGACGCGTTCGTGCAGCTCAACCTCACCGACGACCCCGAGCGCGGGGGAGTCGCCGACCGCGACCTCGAACCGCTGGTGGAGCACGTGCTCGCCACCCCGGGCCTCCGGCTGCTCGGTGTGATGGCCGTCGCGCCCCTGGACGAGGAGCCGGCACGCGCGTTCGAGCGGGTGCGCGCGGCGAGCGAGCGCGTGCGGAGTCTCGCTCCCGAGGCCACCTCGATCTCGGCCGGGATGTCGCAGGACTACCCCGAAGCGATCGCCGCGGGCGCGACACACCTTCGCATCGGGACGGCCATTACCGGGAATCGGCCCAGCCTTCGTTAA
- the murD gene encoding UDP-N-acetylmuramoyl-L-alanine--D-glutamate ligase translates to MSAERLAGLTSWHADWRGLRVAVYGLGVTGFSVADTLAELGAEVLVVAAKADGERAMLLEVIGAELVEQADLSTPPERLTAFDPELVIVSPGFHWDHPLLLWTQERGTAVWGDIELAWRLRDKVARPDGAEGPADWICVTGTNGKTTTVQLTATMLLAGGHRVAPCGNIGVPVLDAIRDPEGFDVLVVELSSYQLHWVNRNEEGALSPFSAACLNIADDHLDWHGSLEAYTAAKAKVYDNTRVACVYNRADKATLRMVEEAEVVEGARAIGFGLDVPGPSDFGIVEGILCDRAFLEDRFTSALELTTLDELREAGLAAPHVVANILAASALARSYGVEPQTIRDVLTAFRLDAHRIEVVRVVGGVSWVDDSKATNPHAADASLRAYPSVVWVLGGLLKGVDIDALVAAHVERLRGAVLIGVDREAVLAAFRRHAPELPVLEVDADETEGVMPTAVRLAGGLAREGDTVLLAPAAASMDQFADYAERGRLFQAAVNEFLGGEADDDQPASRPDAD, encoded by the coding sequence ATGAGCGCGGAGCGTCTCGCCGGGCTCACGAGCTGGCACGCCGACTGGCGTGGGCTGCGGGTCGCGGTCTACGGCCTCGGGGTGACCGGGTTCTCGGTCGCCGACACCCTGGCCGAGCTGGGCGCCGAGGTGCTCGTGGTGGCGGCGAAGGCCGACGGCGAGCGGGCCATGCTGCTGGAGGTCATCGGCGCCGAGCTCGTGGAGCAGGCCGACCTCTCCACCCCGCCCGAGCGGCTGACCGCGTTCGACCCCGAGCTCGTCATCGTCTCTCCCGGCTTCCACTGGGATCACCCGCTGCTGCTCTGGACGCAGGAGCGCGGCACCGCCGTCTGGGGCGACATCGAGCTGGCCTGGCGGCTGCGCGACAAGGTCGCCCGGCCCGACGGCGCCGAGGGGCCCGCCGACTGGATCTGCGTCACCGGCACCAACGGCAAGACGACGACCGTGCAGCTGACGGCCACGATGCTGCTCGCGGGCGGCCACCGGGTCGCGCCGTGCGGCAACATCGGCGTGCCGGTGCTCGACGCCATCCGCGACCCGGAGGGCTTCGACGTGCTCGTGGTCGAGCTGTCGAGCTACCAGCTGCACTGGGTGAACCGCAACGAGGAGGGTGCGCTCTCGCCGTTCTCCGCCGCCTGCCTCAACATCGCCGACGACCACCTCGACTGGCACGGCTCGCTGGAGGCGTACACCGCGGCGAAGGCGAAGGTCTACGACAACACGCGCGTGGCCTGCGTCTACAACCGCGCCGACAAGGCCACCCTGCGCATGGTCGAGGAGGCGGAGGTCGTCGAGGGCGCTCGCGCGATCGGCTTCGGCCTCGATGTGCCGGGCCCGAGCGACTTCGGCATCGTCGAGGGCATCCTCTGCGACCGGGCGTTCCTCGAGGACCGCTTCACGAGCGCCCTCGAACTGACCACGCTCGACGAGCTGCGCGAGGCCGGCCTCGCCGCCCCGCACGTCGTCGCGAACATCCTCGCCGCCAGCGCCCTCGCCCGGTCGTACGGCGTCGAGCCGCAGACGATCCGCGACGTGCTGACGGCGTTCCGCCTCGACGCGCACCGTATCGAGGTCGTCCGGGTGGTCGGCGGCGTGAGCTGGGTCGACGACTCCAAGGCGACCAACCCGCACGCGGCCGACGCGTCGCTGCGCGCCTACCCGTCGGTGGTGTGGGTGCTCGGCGGGCTGCTCAAGGGCGTCGACATCGACGCGCTGGTGGCCGCGCATGTCGAGCGGCTGCGCGGCGCTGTGCTCATCGGGGTGGACCGGGAGGCCGTGCTCGCGGCATTCCGGCGACACGCGCCCGAGCTGCCCGTGCTCGAGGTCGACGCCGACGAGACTGAAGGAGTCATGCCGACGGCGGTACGTCTGGCCGGAGGACTCGCCCGAGAGGGCGACACCGTCCTGCTGGCGCCTGCCGCGGCGTCGATGGACCAGTTCGCCGATTATGCGGAGCGGGGGCGCCTCTTCCAGGCGGCCGTCAACGAGTTCTTGGGAGGTGAGGCGGATGACGACCAGCCCGCCTCGCGTCCCGACGCGGACTGA
- a CDS encoding FtsQ-type POTRA domain-containing protein: MQTVTAPIPLVRPAGEEAREAPQATDAASTHSPYDALPTNREISKALRAARKERRRIERGEVRRFTKRSRRRRLAWLAAAGVVALLVLGVAGVAVSPLLALRHIEITGASRLDAADIRAKLGDQLGTPLPMLDQAAISSDLAAFPLIRSYSLESHPPDTLVVRIEERQPVGVIQKGSVFTLVDAAKVPISSSQTRPEGYPLVTAAGGSAETDADSAFAAAAGVLSALPPTVLAQVDTISAKTKDDVSFTLRGSGATVVWGSAEDSDLKAADLTALLAGASGANRYDVSSPHSVTTG, translated from the coding sequence GTGCAGACCGTGACCGCGCCCATCCCGCTGGTGCGGCCGGCGGGGGAGGAGGCCCGCGAGGCCCCGCAGGCGACCGACGCAGCCTCCACCCACAGCCCCTACGACGCGCTGCCGACCAACCGCGAGATCTCGAAGGCGCTCCGCGCCGCCCGCAAGGAGCGCCGGCGCATCGAGCGCGGCGAGGTGCGACGGTTCACCAAGCGCTCGCGCCGCCGCAGGCTCGCCTGGCTGGCCGCCGCGGGGGTCGTCGCGCTGCTCGTGCTGGGCGTGGCCGGCGTCGCCGTCTCGCCGCTCCTCGCGCTGCGTCATATCGAGATCACCGGCGCCTCGCGCCTCGACGCCGCCGACATCCGGGCGAAGCTCGGCGATCAGCTCGGCACGCCGTTGCCGATGCTCGACCAGGCGGCGATCTCCAGCGACCTCGCCGCCTTCCCGCTGATCCGCAGCTACAGCCTGGAGAGCCACCCGCCGGACACCCTCGTGGTGCGGATCGAGGAGCGGCAGCCCGTCGGCGTGATCCAGAAGGGGAGCGTCTTCACCCTTGTCGACGCTGCCAAGGTGCCCATCTCGAGCAGCCAGACCCGGCCGGAGGGCTACCCGCTGGTCACGGCGGCCGGAGGCTCTGCCGAGACCGACGCCGACTCCGCCTTCGCCGCAGCGGCCGGGGTGCTCAGCGCCCTCCCGCCGACGGTGCTGGCGCAGGTGGACACGATCTCGGCCAAGACCAAGGACGATGTGAGCTTCACTCTGCGCGGTAGCGGTGCGACCGTGGTGTGGGGGAGCGCGGAGGACTCCGACCTGAAGGCCGCCGACCTCACCGCGCTCCTCGCCGGGGCGAGCGGGGCGAACCGCTATGACGTCTCGTCCCCGCACAGCGTGACGACAGGGTGA
- a CDS encoding cell division protein SepF, whose amino-acid sequence MANPLKKTMVYLGLADEELEFDEQPQEQAQHQPRRETAAPAPAPVQAVPHPAPVAPVAGRAPVTPLRKSSSSTARNASVQEMNEILTVHPRQYRDAQAIAESFREGIPVIINLSQMSEGDARRLIDFASGLSQGLYGKIERVTPKVFLLSPSHVVVSGEHGGADAEVDASFFAQA is encoded by the coding sequence ATGGCCAACCCGCTGAAGAAGACGATGGTCTACCTCGGCCTCGCCGACGAGGAGCTCGAGTTCGACGAGCAGCCCCAGGAGCAGGCGCAGCACCAGCCGCGCCGCGAGACCGCAGCCCCGGCGCCCGCGCCGGTGCAGGCCGTCCCCCATCCCGCTCCGGTCGCCCCCGTGGCCGGCCGCGCACCGGTGACCCCGCTGCGCAAGTCGTCGTCGTCCACCGCACGGAATGCATCGGTACAGGAAATGAACGAGATCCTCACGGTCCACCCCCGCCAGTACCGCGACGCGCAGGCGATCGCCGAGTCGTTCCGCGAGGGGATCCCGGTCATCATCAACCTCTCCCAGATGAGCGAGGGAGACGCGCGCCGGCTCATCGACTTCGCCAGCGGCCTGTCGCAGGGCCTCTACGGCAAGATCGAGCGCGTCACCCCCAAGGTCTTCCTCCTGTCCCCGTCGCACGTGGTCGTCTCCGGC
- a CDS encoding UDP-N-acetylglucosamine--N-acetylmuramyl-(pentapeptide) pyrophosphoryl-undecaprenol N-acetylglucosamine transferase has protein sequence MTRYLLAGGGTAGHVNPLLAVADRIRRDEPDAEIVVLGTKEGLEARLVPARGYELATIPKLPFPRRPNAAALRFPGEYRRSIRTVRSLIRDRGIDVVVGFGGYASAPAYSAARAERIPLVLHEANARPGLANRLGARYTPWVGVAFEGTRLRHARFVGMPLRVEIEELDRASARPQALAEFGLAADRPTLLVTGGSLGARRLNGTIAERARELTAAGWQVLHIQGGRGELSDPGIEHYRLLDYCDRMDLAFALTDFAVARAGAATVSEFAALGIPAVYVPFPIGNGEQRFNAAGVVEAGGGILVDDAAFLPGWVDSDLLPLLADRTTVADMSARAASAGVRDGSDRMVALIRAALAGADPGRP, from the coding sequence GTGACCCGCTACCTGCTGGCCGGCGGTGGCACCGCCGGCCATGTGAACCCGCTGCTGGCCGTCGCCGACCGCATCCGCCGCGACGAGCCCGACGCCGAGATCGTCGTGCTCGGCACCAAGGAGGGGCTGGAGGCGCGGCTCGTCCCCGCGCGCGGCTACGAGCTCGCGACCATCCCCAAGCTGCCGTTCCCGCGGCGCCCGAACGCGGCCGCGCTGCGGTTCCCGGGGGAGTACCGCCGGTCGATCCGCACGGTGCGCTCGCTGATCCGCGACCGCGGCATCGACGTCGTCGTCGGCTTCGGCGGCTACGCCTCCGCGCCGGCCTACTCCGCGGCACGCGCCGAGCGCATCCCGCTGGTGCTGCACGAGGCGAACGCCCGCCCTGGGCTCGCCAACCGACTCGGTGCGCGCTACACGCCGTGGGTAGGCGTCGCCTTCGAGGGCACCCGGCTCCGGCACGCCCGCTTCGTCGGGATGCCGCTGCGTGTCGAGATCGAGGAGCTCGACCGCGCCTCCGCCCGGCCGCAGGCGCTGGCCGAGTTCGGTCTCGCCGCCGACCGGCCGACCCTCCTCGTCACCGGCGGCTCGCTGGGCGCCCGCCGCCTGAACGGCACCATCGCCGAACGGGCGCGGGAGCTGACCGCCGCCGGCTGGCAGGTGCTGCACATCCAGGGCGGCCGCGGCGAGCTGAGCGACCCCGGCATCGAGCACTACCGCCTGCTGGACTACTGCGACCGGATGGATCTCGCCTTCGCCCTCACCGACTTCGCCGTCGCGCGGGCCGGAGCGGCGACCGTGTCCGAGTTCGCCGCCCTCGGCATCCCCGCCGTCTACGTGCCCTTCCCGATCGGCAACGGCGAGCAGCGCTTCAACGCCGCGGGCGTGGTGGAGGCCGGAGGGGGAATCCTCGTGGACGACGCCGCGTTCCTCCCCGGGTGGGTCGACAGCGACCTGCTCCCGCTCCTCGCCGACCGCACCACGGTCGCCGACATGTCCGCGCGGGCCGCGAGCGCCGGAGTGCGCGACGGCTCCGACCGGATGGTCGCGCTGATCCGCGCCGCGCTGGCAGGAGCGGACCCGGGTCGGCCGTGA